GGAAAACCCTTCTCGATCAGCCTTACCAACCACATCGGTCGCGACATGAGCAACGTCCCCTCTTTTTCGAAAATCGGACCGGCCGCCCTGCACAGGCTTGAGCCCCAGTATATTGTAAAGGCACCCGGACAATCATTCAATTACAGCTGACAAGCGCGTAATTCCGGGGCAACTAAACTTTCTATAAAATTGCACGTTTAATATAATAGACACCGGGTAAATCGAGGTAACCTGGTGTTAGTAGAAGAACAGTTAGTACAGAGGGCCGTAAATGGAGACCGAGAAGCATTTACGCAAATATATGATCTGCATTTCGACAAGATCTACAGATATATATACGTTAAAGTGCGCAGCCAGGCCGAAGCCGAGGACCTGACACAGGATGTATTTATTAAAGCTTACGAGAGCATCAAGAACTACAAGTGGCGGGATCTTCCCATCACCGCATGGCTGTTCAGAATTGCACACAACAGGGTCATCGACCATGTCAGAAAAACATCGAAGGAGAAAAAGGCCAGCCTCGACGAAGCCGGCGCAATCAGTTCAGGCGACCCGGTTTATATGACGGAATTGAATTTTGAGATATACCAGCTGAAGGATGCGTTGCAGCATTTGCCGGACGCGCAGCGCGAGGTCGCGACCATGCGCTTTATCTCCGAATTATCCATCTCGGAGGTCGCTCTATCATTGGGTAAAAGCGAGGGCACGGTCAAGGCGCTGCAGTTCAACGCTATCGCATCGCTGAGAAAATTGCTCTACGGTAAGATAAATGGCTATTAGGATCGAAGAAGCTTTCAACGACTGCTTTGACAGGCTCACCATCGGGGAGAGCCTGGATAGCTGTCTGCGCAGATACCCTGAATATTCCGCCGAGCTGGACATGATGCTCAGAATGGCTTACGACGTCAAGCGCAGGGCCTATCCCATACAGCCCAGGCCGGAGTTCAAATACTGGTCTCGTGTGAGACTACAGGGCGTGCAGGACTACATGAGCAGGCATGCTGTTCCGCAGAAATCAGGTTCCTTCAGCTTCCGCAGGAACCTGGCCATCTCCATGGCCGGTTTACTGGTGCTGGTAATCGCTTCCAGCGGCACAGCCGCAGCATCAAATAATGCGCTGCCCGACCAGCCGCTGTACGGCGTCAAGATGGCGGTTGAACAGGCCCAGGTATCTCTGGCCACGTCGGACATCGACAGGGCGGAGATTTATGCCAAGCTGGCTGAGAAGAGGGCACAGGAGATAGAGGCCCTGGCGAGGCAGGGGAAGGCCGAGTATCTGGTCAGCACGTCGGCTAAAATGGACTACCAGCTCGAACAGGCCGAGACCTATATCGGCAGATTCCAGGCAGCTAACACGGTCAGCCCCGCGCCGACAATGGAAGCTACTACCGCCGCGGCGCCGGCAGATGAAACATCCGGCCAGCC
This genomic window from Dehalococcoidia bacterium contains:
- a CDS encoding sigma-70 family RNA polymerase sigma factor, producing the protein MLVEEQLVQRAVNGDREAFTQIYDLHFDKIYRYIYVKVRSQAEAEDLTQDVFIKAYESIKNYKWRDLPITAWLFRIAHNRVIDHVRKTSKEKKASLDEAGAISSGDPVYMTELNFEIYQLKDALQHLPDAQREVATMRFISELSISEVALSLGKSEGTVKALQFNAIASLRKLLYGKINGY